One Schistocerca nitens isolate TAMUIC-IGC-003100 chromosome 1, iqSchNite1.1, whole genome shotgun sequence DNA segment encodes these proteins:
- the LOC126241918 gene encoding uncharacterized protein LOC126241918 isoform X3, with protein sequence MKEKVRHRRQALFQITKVLWHLDIFRRSFRELSGHACMAESCIFCALKELFAQLQFSQESALPPDALRRALAESFFDQQRFQLGFMDDAAECFENILLRIHFHIASGEAEDMCNARHCIPHQKFAMTLVEQSVCGACGATSEPLPFTQMVHYVSASALTAQARQTSATALHPDLFGQLLRKAGGMGDIRDCPSACGAKIQICRTLMNRPEIVSVGIVWDSERPTLEHIMDVFATVGTTLRLSDVFHSVVDHRWAASTVHCLVGVVTYYGKHYSTFFFHTKLRVWIYFDDATVREIGPRWEQVVERCRRGRYQPLLLLYAVQSGTPVLTDSAPKTVTPVPVATSKCGAAVVSSHPLQGPLLSSAPNQNPVMRRSITPSPEKTSASVSGTTATPRRAITPSPEGPLHHYNTQHHNGHPHVVNKPYCEYQNLSDIQDAIFGAEKHQEADEVDCVANRMEPSYISRKAVENVLTFQQQKKQQMVLQRCNSGGSYNGTPVGSPDGINIPEHLNVPRRRDSGNWSGDRNSASSSSSTSMENPYLYIVGKMQPRVQGGVPRSPTGIKPGELSSSSSGPYDAGYDSYSLSSTDSLPLQQGLKYNLQLAQIPEANCERLCAEADQLMERSRAAEESGDIQAALGLCHAATGRARAAMDAPYNNTQTMTLARMKHNTCVMRLRSLHRRLLLQSHPPQEDTTVEVRHNREGSSSSTRGPGNKASSAQHTRQNSRDKTSAAQHSRQNSRELLSSTAEKNIEIYATLPKKKAGGTSRSGGSGKTRDSTNVVEDEEYMLHNRTGRERGIIRSVKKKDDDMKTREKRARSEERNKNGKDYSLASNSLITSSTKETTNKKDKAKNSDENSKKTPTPEAKQGKKQHKIRRKLLMGGLILRRKNRSMPDLREGQEGAENDSRGGVATEQKGILSNVKASQDDSSVGLKGSEKSSTLCGYLSEGHLEYTGGGNPNLERSRLMRKSFHGSAGKVLHAAKVPPPPPLRTTSQLTAKIAPELCQPGAFERQHYPVPHEASLQSNGKNSNNLPQAYCQMPLTGQDGVKMSPQNNRSPYNYNFDPQSLSYIQAFNANATNAVEDQLPQMINNEAVTYANGGALYGMAQFSNNNKVVTQAEVHNEQNSMSPTNENVASFNQAQQNSSSKNNAESSVLAEDGSTGQNLPLPPYPSPVSSVAHSRQASEDFPPPPPPLEIELTTEAINKLSVSAEEVSGSPKQQNQMMQPQHTQQSYHQVQIQNHIQLQNQQQQYSVMQQQQNQQLHQHLQHLHMQQTQQLHSTPQFQQQQKHHIHQQQQLQQQQQLQQQQLLQQQQQQQQLQHQQQLQHHQQQQLQQQQLQNLHHQQQLQHPQIQHHHQQQQYQHHLQYQQQQMQYQQQQQQQQQLQYQQHQQQQIQYQQKQHHIQYQQQQQLLQHQQLQGQQPQHPTYQQQLQQQKQQLHYQQQQSHGQQQPELQEHQVQQPKQDTQQQEQSPSSLLIQLQQKRQEILAKEARDTEPESSAPAKSGEEWLRELQAKQAERKLKKLKSQTDNSASRVVQDSSISNCTDMSDKKVSSVKDLASRFESIRTQTPCKSVSENRVTESTINTVNQDGDRVPAVTHEHVSPGVQVSANTNSGVHQNTSVDNTNSFLSSCPPNLRENRSDSAFDTGILSVKKRNSSVPGGLESVSALKTHENSAGLDVSVSFAELKSDGLNSSFDTKESRRKSGKKKNVTFCDQVILVATAEDEEEDSYIPNPILERVLRSAFHKPDAHVAQHDVQIEVRSLQGTDSQQESNAHMKAMEVTSQPSNMAQINAYTDNRNAQPYGQPWMQDPKLAGSPSFQDSQRLPAQPTEYSSDQNRGKLLHHQSTDVIRGHPSQLANHQYPPQYPQTFQQQRTVSLSQPHTKYPIPEMSSNALYNDSANFMDHQYQMQAGLPQQGNAIGHNAFPNKDNVSNIANKQRYSGVSNPVIQKQPYDSVHPSYQQMSTSQLPGGHTKTLQYVTKAQAAPVDQARTSVVRATPCNLCRKKVVVPPAIYCADCDFYMSRFRPRS encoded by the exons GAACTCTTTGCACAACTGCAGTTCAGCCAAGAGAGCGCACTTCCTCCAGATGCATTGCGGCGAGCTTTAGCAGAATCGTTCTTCGACCAGCAGCGCTTTCAGCTGGGGTTTATGGATGATGCTGCCGAATGTTTC GAAAATATCCTGCTGCGCATTCACTTTCACATTGCAAGTGGTGAAGCAGAGGATATGTGCAATGCTCGCCACTGTATACCTCACCAGAAATTTGCTATGACACTCGTGGAGCAGAGTGTTTGCGGGGCATGTGGTGCAACATCTGAGCCCCTTCCATTCACACAG ATGGTGCATTACGTCTCAGCATCTGCACTCACTGCCCAGGCTCGTCAGACGTCTGCAACAGCTCTGCATCCTGACCTCTTCGGACAGCTACTCAGGAAGGCAGGCGGAATGGGAGATATTCGAGACTGTCCG AGTGCTTGTGGTGCAAAGATCCAGATATGCCGCACACTGATGAATCGTCCAGAGATAGTATCTGTGGGAATTGTGTGGGATTCTGAACGACCCACACTCGAGCATATAATGGACGTATTTGCTACCGTGGGAACAACACTCCGATTGTCAGATGTTTTCCACAGTGTAGTGGATCATCGGTGGGCAGCATCTACAGTGCACTGCCTTGTCGGCGTAGTTACTTACTACGGCAAGCACTATTCCACATTTTTCTTTCACACAAAGTTACGTGTTTGGATCTACTTCGACGATGCCACTGTTAGAGAAATTGGCCCACGATGGGAGCAAGTTGTGGAAAGGTGCCGCCGAGGGCGGTACCAGCCCCTGCTGTTGCTGTATGCGGTTCAGAGTGGAACTCCTGTCCTGACCGACAGTGCTCCCAAAACAGTGACTCCTGTACCAGTGGCCACATCAAAATGTGGGGCAGCAGTTGTTTCTTCGCATCCCCTACAGGGCCCTCTCCTCTCATCTGCACCTAATCAAAACCCAGTAATGCGTAGGTCCATTACACCTAGTCCGGAAAAGACGTCGGCCTCGGTAAGTGGAACTACCGCCACACCTCGCAGAGCGATAACACCTAGCCCGGAAGGGCCGCTGCACCATTATAACACACAGCATCACAATGGACATCCACATGTTGTTAACAAACCCTACTGTGAGTATCAGAACCTCAGTGACATTCAGGATGCCATATTCGGTGCTGAAAAACACCAAGAGGCAGACGAAGTAGACTGCGTTGCAAACAGAATGGAACCCAGCTACATAAGTCGCAAGGCGGTAGAAAATGTGTTGACTTTTCAACAGCAGAAGAAACAGCAGATGGTTCTGCAAAGATGCAACAGTGGTGGCAGTTACAATGGAACACCTGTTGGAAGCCCAGATGGAATAAACATTCCAGAGCATCTGAATGTCCCAAGGAGGAGAGACTCCGGCAACTGGAGTGGTGACAGGAACAGTGCTTCATCGTCATCCTCCACGTCAATGGAGAATCCGTACCTCTATATTGTTGGCAAGATGCAACCGAGAGTGCAGGGAGGAGTACCACGAAGCCCAACTGGCATTAAACCTGGAGAACTGTCAAGTTCAAGCAGTGGACCATATGATGCTGGATATGATTCTTACTCACTGTCTTCCACCGACAGCTTACCTCTTCAGCAAGGGCTGAAATACAATCTGCAG ttggCACAAATACCAGAAGCAAACTGTGAACGACTCTGTGCTGAAGCAGATCAACTTATGGAACGCTCGAGAGCTGCTGAGGAATCAGGTGACATTCAGGCAGCACTGGGACTGTGCCATGCAGCAACAGGGAGAGCACGTGCTGCCATGGATGCTCCCTATAACAATACTCAGACAATGACCCTGGCTCGCATGAAGCACAATACATGTGTAATGCGACTTCGTTCATTGCATCGACGACTGTTATTGCAGAGCCACCCTCCGCAGGAAG ATACCACTGTCGAAGTGCGACACAACCGTGAAGGGAGCAGCTCGAGTACACGAGGGCCGGGGAATAAAGCAAGCAGTGCTCAGCACACGAGGCAAAATTCTCGTGACAAGACGTCAGCAGCACAGCATTCTCGTCAGAACAGCAGGGAACTCTTGTCCAGCACAGCTGAGAAGAATATTGAAATTTATGCCACTCTTCCAAAGAAAAAGGCAGGAGGTACATCACGTAGTGGTGGAAGTGGGAAAACACGAGACAGTACAAATGTTGTGGAAGATGAAGAATATATGTTACATAACAGAACAGGCAGAGAAAGAGGTATAATTAGATCTGTGAAGAAGAAAGACGATGATATGAAAACTCGTGAAAAAAGGGCCAGAAGTGAAGAAAGGAACAAAAACGGCAAGGATTATTCCTTAGCGAGTAACTCCTTAATAACTAGTTCAACAAAGGAAACCACCAACAAGAAGGACAAAGCAAAGAACAGTGATGAAAACAGTAAGAAAACTCCTACACCTGaagcaaaacaagggaaaaaacaacataaaattcgCCGTAAATTACTAATGGGTGGTCTCATACTGCGTCGTAAAAATCGATCGATGCCAGATTTGAGGGAAGGCCAGGAAGGTGCAGAAAATGACTCAAGGGGTGGTGTGGCCACAGAACAGAAAGGCATTCTAAGTAATGTTAAAGCTTCTCAAGATGACAGCAGTGTGGGTCTCAAAGGATCAGAAAAATCAAGTACACTGTGTGGCTATTTGTCTGAAGGACATTTGGAATACACAGGTGGTGGCAATCCGAACCTAGAACGAAGCCGTCTTATGAGGAAGAGCTTTCATGGCAGTGCAGGCAAAGTACTTCATGCTGCGAAAGTTCCTCCACCCCCACCACTTCGAACAACTTCCCAGCTGACTGCCAAGATTGCACCTGAATTATGTCAGCCCGGAGCTTTCGAAAGGCAACACTATCCAGTACCCCATGAAGCAAGTTTACAGTCAAATGGGAAGAATTCAAATAATCTTCCACAAGCATATTGTCAAATGCCTCTTACAGGACAGGATGGCGTGAAAATGAGTCCGCAAAATAATCGAAGTCCTTACAATTATAATTTTGATCCGCAGTCTTTGTCTTATATTCAGGCATTTAATGCTAATGCAACTAATGCAGTAGAAGATCAGCTACCTCAAATGATCAACAATGAGGCTGTAACATATGCAAATGGAGGTGCGCTTTATGGTATGGCACAGTTTTCGAACAATAACAAGGTGGTGACCCAAGCAGAAGTACATAATGAACAGAATAGTATGTCTCcaacaaatgaaaatgttgctTCATTCAATCAGGCTCAACAGAATTCCTCTTCAAAGAACAATGCAGAAAGCTCTGTTCTTGCTGAAGATGGAAGCACAGGTCAGAACTTGCCACTTCCGCCATACCCAAGTCCTGTAAGCTCTGTTGCTCACTCCAGGCAAGCCAGTGAAGATTTCCCACCTCCACCCccacctttagaaattgaattAACAACTGAAGCAATAAACAAACTTTCAGTCTCTGCTGAGGAAGTGAGTGGCTCTCCTAAACAGCAAAATCAGATGATGCAGCCACAGCACACTCAACAGTCATATCATCAGGTTCAAATACAAAACCATATTCAACTTCAGAATCAGCAGCAACAGTATTCAGTGATGCAGCAACAGCAGAATCAGCAACTCCACCAACACTTGCAGCATTTGCATATGCAACAAACACAACAGTTGCATTCTACTCCACAGTTCCAACAACAGCAGAAGCACCATATTCATCAGCAGCAGcaactccagcagcagcagcagttacaacaacagcaacttctgcaacagcaacaacagcagcagcagttacaGCATCAGCAGCAATTACAGCACCACCAACAGCAGCAGCTCCAACAACAGCAACTCCAGAACCTCCATCATCAACAGCAATTACAACATCCACAGATTCAACATCATCACCAGCAGCAGCAATATCAGCATCACCTCcaatatcaacaacaacaaatgcagtatcaacagcagcagcagcagcaacaacaactgcaGTACCAGCAGCACCAGCAACAGCAGATACAGTATCAGCAAaagcagcatcatattcagtatcaacaacagcaacaactcctGCAGCATCAACAACTACAAGGTCAGCAGCCTCAACATCCAACATATCAACAGCAACTTCAGCAGCAAAAGCAGCAGCTTCACTACCAACAACAGCAGTCTCATGGTCAACAGCAGCCTGAGTTACAAGAACACCAAGTTCAGCAACCAAAGCAAGATACTCAGCAACAGGAACAGAGTCCAAGTAGTCTACTTATTCAGCTTCAGCAAAAAAGGCAGGAGATTCTAGCTAAAGAGGCTAGGGACACTGAGCCAGAAAGTTCTGCCCCTGCTAAGTCAGGTGAAGAGTGGCTGAGAGAGTTGCAAGCCAAACAAGCAGAAAGAAAGCTTAAGAAATTAAAAAGTCAAACTGACAATTCAGCAAGTAGAGTGGTGCAGGACAGCAGTATCTCTAATTGCACCGATATGAGTGATAAAAAAGTTTCGTCCGTAAAAGATTTGGCTTCTAGATTTGAGAGTATTCGAACACAAACACCGTGCAAAAGTGTTTCAGAAAACAGAGTTACAGAAAGTACCATTAATACAGTAAATCAAGATGGAGACAGAGTACCTGCTGTGACACATGAGCATGTGTCTCCTGGTGTTCAGGTGTCAGCTAATACTAACAGTGGTGTACATCAGAATACATCTGTAGATAATACTAATAGTTTTCTATCGTCTTGTCCACCAAACTTACGAGAAAACAGATCTGACAGTGCTTTTGACACAGGCATCCTTTCGGTCAAAAAAAGGAACAGCAGTGTTCCTGGAGGATTGGAAAGTGtttctgcattaaaaacacatgaaaattCTGCAGGATTGGATGTAAGTGTTTCTTTTGCGGAACTTAAATCGGACGGTCTTAACAGCAGTTTTGACACAAAAGAAAGTAGAAGAAAAAGTGGAAAGAAAAAGAATGTGACTTTCTGTGATCAGGTTATTTTGGTGGCAACTGCTGAAGATGAAGAAGAGGACAGTTACATTCCCAATCCAATATTAGAGAGAGTTCTTCGCTCAGCTTTCCACAAACCTGATGCACATGTCGCACAACATGATGTACAGATAGAAGTAAGAAGCCTCCAGGGGACGGACAGTCAGCAGGAAAGTAATGCGCATATGAAAGCAATGGAAGTGACATCACAGCCAAGTAACATGGCCCAAATAAATGCATACACTGATAACAGGAATGCACAACCTTACGGTCAGCCATGGATGCAAGACCCAAAGCTAGCTGGTAGTCCATCATTTCAGGACTCTCAAAGGCTACCAGCACAGCCAACTGAATATTCTTCAGATCAGAATAGaggtaaattactgcatcatcaGTCTACAGATGTCATTAGAGGTCATCCCTCACAGTTAGCAAATCATCAGTATCCACCCCAATACCCACAAACATTTCAACAGCAAAGGACTGTTTCATTATCTCAACCTCATACAAAATATCCCATACCAGAAATGAGTTCAAATGCATTGTACAATGACAGTGCAAATTTCATGGATCATCAGTATCAGATGCAGGCAGGGCTACCCCAACAGGGAAATGCAATTGGTCACAATGCATTTCCAAATAAGGACAATGTCAGCAACATTGCCAACAAACAACGGTATTCTGGTGTCAGCAATCCTGTGATTCAAAAACAACCTTATGACTCTGTGCATCCCTCATATCAGCAGATGTCAACTTCACAATTGCCAGGAGGACACACAAAGACATTGCAGTATGTCACAAAAGCACAAGCTGCACCAGTGGATCAAGCACGGACTTCTGTGGTCAGAGCCACGCCCTGCAATTTGTGTCGTAAAAAAGTTGTAGTTCCTCCAGCAATTTATTGTGCAGACTGTGATTTCTATATGTCGAGGTTCCGTCCAAGAAGCTGA